ATCGCCTGGGAACCGGGCAGCTGATGGTGTCCAGGCTGAAAAAAATCGTAATACACGAAGTTGGGCATAACCTTGGTTTGGATCATTGTCCGCAGCCTGGTTGTGTGATGAATGATGCTATGGAAAGTATCCGCACTATTGACCGTGAAAATGGTGAATTATGCGAGGCGTGTAAAAGGAAAATAAATTAACCCATTAACCTGGCAAGAATTTCATTTATCTGCTGTTTAATATTTTTCCCAGCACAATATCTTACATTTTGTTACATTTTCCGTAGATACTGTTTCATCCGTTAATCATTGCTGCTGCAATTTTGTTATATCATTTTAAGGGAGATGATCGGGCATATATCTCCCTGGAGAATAAAAAAAAAGCAGTTATATGAAAATAGTATTAACCGGATCAATCGGACATATCGGTAAGCCACTGGCACAAATCCTCGTAGACAAAGGACATGCAGTAACCGTTATCAGCAGTAATCCCGACAAGGAAACAGCCATTCAGGCCTTAGGTGCCGGCGCTGCCATAGGTTCCATTACGGACCTGGACTTCCTCACCGCCGCCTTTACCGGCGCTGATCTCGTTTATACCATGTTGCCACCTGAAAACTACACTGATCAGCAGCTGGACCTGGAAGGACGCGTAAGAGAGGTAGTAAATAACTATAAACAGGCTATCCTGAAATCAGGCGTTAAACGTGTTATCCACCTCAGCAGCATAGGTGCACACCGGGATACACGCAATGGCCTTCTGAGATTTCATCATATTGCTGAAACGATCCTGCGGGAACTGCCAGAGGATATACAGGTCTCGTTTATGCGTCCTACAGGCTTCTATTACAACCTGCTTGGCTACATCCGCATGATCAAAAATCAAGGTCTGATTGCCGCCAATTACGGCGCAGATGATATCGTATCCTGGGTAGCGCCCGCAGACATCGCTGCCGCTATTGCGGAGATAGTCGAAAACCCGCCGGCAGCCAACCACTATGTTCGCTATGTGGTGAGCGATGAACTTTCCTGTAACGAAACAGCTACCATCCTGGGAAAAGCTATCGGTATACCAGACCTGCAATGGATCAGGATATCAGATGCCGAAATGTTGAATGGCCTCCTCGCCGCCGGATTGCAGCCGCAATTAGCCAAAGGCCTGACGGAAATGTACAGCCAGTCCAACAGGGCTGTGCTATACGAAGATTATGAACAACACCGCCCGGCCCGGTTTGGCAAAATTAAAATGAAAGATTTTGCGAAAGACTTCGCCGTCGCTTTTGTAAAAGGTTAATAACTTTAGGTATGAAAAAGTCTCAGCCGCTACGTATCAAAACAATCAGCGAATTTCATGCGCTGCGTCATCTGCCAAAACCGGCACACCCGCTGATCAGCGTGATCCGGCTGGATGAAACACATGCTGCTGCTGAGGAGGACCCTGTGAATATTGTCTTCGACTTTTATATCATCGCCCTGAAACGCAACTTCAATGTAAAATTCAGGTATGGTCAGCAACAATATGATTTTAACGAAGGTGTGCTGTGCTTTATGTCGCCCGGACAGGTATTCGGTGTGGGGGAGACTACAGATGCCAATGACGCACCGCGCGTTTCCGGATGGATGCTCTGCATTCATCCGGATTTCTTGTGGCATACGCCACTGGCAACGAATATACGTAAGTATGAGTTTTTTGATTATGCCGTACATGAGGCGCTATTCCTTTCTGATAAAGAAGAAAATACCCTCATCGGTATTATGGAAAATATACAGCAGGAATATCTGACGAACATCGATAAATTCAGCCAGCATATTATCATTGCGCAGTTGGAAGTATTGCTGAATTACGCGGATCGTTTCTATAACCGGCAGTTTCTTACACGAAAAATAGCTAACCACCGGATATTGGATAGTCTGGAAGCTATACTGGAAGAGTATTTTAATAGTGATCAGCTGCCGCAGAAAGGTTTGCCTGGTGTTAAAGAAATTGCTGCAAAATTAAATCTCTCTCCCAACTACCTCAGTACCTTGTTAAAGGTAATGACAGGCAGAAATACACAGCAGCATATCCAGGATAAGATGATGGAGAAAGCCAAAGAGAAGATCTCCTCTACAACGTTGTCGGTAAGTGAAATTGCCTATGAACTTGGGTTTGATCATCCGCAGTCTTTCAGCAGGCTGTTCAAATCCAGAACAGGTTTGTCGCCGCTGGAGTTCAGGGCTTCTTTCAGATAGGTATATCAGATATTATGCCCTTTGGGTAAGATCATCAGTTTAGGAATATTTACATGTGCGGGTTGCTCCATGATAAATTTAACTACTGCCACGATATCTGCTGTAGATAAGGGGTGTGGGATGTTCATGCTATCTTTCGGATGTACTTCCCAGCTATTATGCAGCTCTGTCATTACCAGCCCGGGTTCTATGCAGGTGATCTTAATGGCGGAGTTGGTGAGTTCCATACGCAGGGCTTCGGAAAGGGCTTCTATGGCATATTTGCTGGCAGCGTAGGCGCCGGCGGTAGCGCGTACTTTAGTGCCCAGCACACTGGAAAGGTTAACGATGTGGCCATATTCCTGTTCCTTGAACTTTTTCAGTATAGCATAGGTAAGCCGGAACGTTGCCTCAATGTTCAGTCGCAGCATAGCTGTTACCCGGTCAATATTAATTTCTTCGATGGTACCGGTTTCTATATTTCCTGCACAGTTAAAGAGGTAGTCGCAGTAACCATAACGTTCCCATATATACGAAATCAGGTTGTCCTGAAATGCCGGTTCTGTGATATCTCCGGGTATAATGGTGGTATGATGTGCTGCCAGTGCTTCCAGGCGCTCTTTACGGCGTGCCGTCACAATGACTTCGGTATTGGGCTGTTGCTGCAGGTATTGGGCGATGGCATGGCCAATGCCGCTGCTGGCGCCGGTGACAAGACAAACAGTTTTCTTTACAGACATGGAAACGATATTTTAATAAGATGAATATCCTGTGTAGAAAGATACGAAAGATTTCATCGCATTTAAAATAGCCGTTCCCAGCCGGTTATTCGGATTTTAAACTCTTAACGGGGTTGGTCAATGCTGCTTTGATGGCCTGTGAGCTGACGGTGAGCAGGGCGATCATGATGGCCACTGCGCCTGCAGCAACGAATGTCCAGCTATTGATTTGTATCCGGTAGTAGAAGTCCTGCAGCCAGCGGTGACTGATAAGATAGGCCACCGGAGAGGCTATCAGCACAGCAATGATGACCAGTTGTACAAATTCTTTGGATAGCAGTACGGTGATGTTCGCTGTGGATGCACCAAGTACTTTTCGGATGCCGATTTCCCTGAAGCGGCTTTCTGCCATGAAGGCGGCGAGTCCGAACAGTCCCAGGCAGGAAATAAAGATGGTGAGTCCTGCGAAGAGGCCTGTTAACTTTCCTGTCAGCTGTTCATTGCCAAACTTCATGTTATAGGCATCATCTGCAAACTGGTATTCAAAAGGATAGGCGGGGTTATATTCCCTGAATATCTTTTCCATGCCCGCAACGTTGGCTGCTACTGGTTTGTCGGGGTTGAGGCATATCAGCATGGTCGACATCCAGCTTTTGGGGCCTTTGATCACAATGGGCTTTACGGGCATATAAGGCGATTCCTGGATGAAATCCTCAATAACGCCTACCACATGCCAGCTGTCGGGATCGTCGTAAATTTCCTGTCCTAAGGGCGATTTAAAGCCCATTAATTTCACCGCTGCCTCGTTGATGATACAGGCAGATGAATCTGTCGGGTATTTATTGACGTCTATATCTCTTCCTGCCAGGAGGTGCATACCTGCTGTTGTGATAAGGCTACCATCTGTGGAATAGCGGTTTACCTGGGCTCTGAGGCCTTCGGGCCGGCCCTGCCAGCGCAGACTCAGGCCATATCCCCAGTTCTCTGACAGCGGAGACTGTACTTTACTTACAGACGTGGCATAGCCGGCAGTTATCAGTGCCTGTTTGATAAGGGAATAATGCGAGGCCATTTCGTCGTTCATACTCACATTCACCAGTTGCTGCATATTCAGTCCGGTTTTCCGCTGTTGCCCGTGTTTTATTTGCTGGGAGATAATGATGGTGCAGATAATCAGTGTAACAGCAAAAGTAAACTGTAGTACCACCAATACTTTGCGGGGATTCACCATGGAAGGGCCGGTTCTTTTCAGTCCTTTCAATCCCGCCACAGGTTTGAACCCGGAAAGAAAAAATGCCGGATAGCTGCCGGCGAGTATGCCGGTGAGCAATATAAATCCAACGGCAGCCATCCAATAGTAAGGGTTGTTGTATTCTATCTGCAGCTGTTTTCCAGTCAGCTGATTGAAAAATGGTAAGCTGAAAGCCACCAGGATGTAGGCCACAAAACCAGCTATGGCAGATAATATGACTGACTCTATAAGGAACTGCAGGATGATAGTGTGTTTTTGTGCGCCTATAGCCTTTCTTACACCTATTTCTTTGGCGCGCTTGCCACTGCGTGCTGTAGCCAGGTTCATGAAATTGATACAGGCAATCAGCAGGATGAATAACGCTATCAGGAAAAATGTTCTGACAGTAGTAATATGGCCGCCAGTGGCAATGCCATTTTCGAAATTGTCGTATAGGTGTGTCTGTGAAAAAGGATAGAGGAATTCAGTCGTCTGGGTTTCGGTGGTATGCTGTGTGATAATTGTTTTTAGCTTGGTGTTCAGTAAGTCCGCATCTGCTTTTGGTTTTAGTAGTATAAACGTAGAAATGCTGAAGTTGCTCCAGTCGCGATCGATCATTTCACGCTGGTACGAAGTCAGGTATTGTATATAGCTGAACTGAGAGTTGGAGGGGATGTCTTTTAAAATACCGGAAACGGTATAATTGATTTTGCCACCCATGGTAACTATTTTACCAACAGGATCTGTATTGTTGAAGAGTTTAGTAGCCAGAGCCGCCGTGAGCACAATGCTGTTTGGGTCTTTTAATACAAGCCGGACATCACCCTTCAGCAATGGGAAAGAGAAGATAGACAGGAATCCTGCATCAACCACGGCGCCGGAAGATAACAGGTTGTTACTTTGTCCTGGAATGCCCAGCAGGTTGCGGGTCCAACGGGTGCGGGTTACCTCTTCTATTTCCGGGTAATCCGTTTTTAGTGTTGGCGCCATTACTTCCGGTGTCGCACTTATGGACCTGATCTTACCAACGATGGTGTCGTTAGACCATACCTGGTAAATACGATCTGCATGAGCATGGAACCTGTCGAAGCGCACTTCATCCATTACCCACATCAGGATAAGTATCGCGCTGGCCATTCCTATGGCCAGTCCGCCAATGTTGATCAGAGAATATCCTTTGTTGATACGGAGATTCCTGATGGCAATGCTGAAATAATTACTGTACATAAAAGCTTACCGGACTAAAAGAATGCCAGTCATCTATATGCCTGAAGATAAATAATTTAAGTGTTAAGTCTGTAGTGAGATGTCCGCTTATGATACAGGCTGGTGTGCGAATCCGGACAGTTGATAAAATCTGTTGATCATCTGCCCGAAGTAAAATATTGTTAAAATATTTATCTGCAGAAATCTGCTATTTCAAAAATACTAATTTAGAAAGATGAATAACTAAAACGTATAAACGTAAGTGTTGTTCTTTCATTCAACCCGAATTTATGAAAAAACTATTACTCCTGGTATTTGTCGTATATGCCTCAACGTTATATGCACAATCTCCTGATGATTTAATAAAAGACAGTAAAGGCAAATGCCTGGTCTGGGCTACCTTCTTTTTTCCCAAAAATGACCTGAAAGTAAATTGGAACGGCGCCGCCGGAAATGGCTATGCAACTGGCCAGGGCAGCGCCGATTACGTGATAGGGGATAAGCCGGTGGTGAAGTATACCGGAGAGATGCGCAATGGTTATCCGAATGGTTACGGCGAGTTTGTTTTTAATAATGGTCTGCGTATGCAGGGGCAATTCAGGGATGGTATTATGAACGGAGAAGGAAAGATAGTTTTTCCTGATTCTACAAAGCGGCTGGTTGGTAATTTCACCGATGGAGAGATACTGAACCTGGATGTAAAATACCGGGAACAGCTGCATAAACATTTAATAGCTGCAACAGATACAGGAAAACTTTATGAAAATGACCGTGGAAAAACGGAGTTGTTCTATTATGCCCTGGTGCCCGAAAAGCCGCGTGCAGCCATTGTTTTGCTGCCTGGAACCTGGGACAGGGCAGAATATACATTAAGTAGCAATAAGGCATTGGTACAGCAGGCGTATGAGAATGGTGTGGCAGTGATAGCGCCAACGATCAACCAACGTTTATCACTAAACGAAGAGGTACAGGGCTTTCTGAATACGGTGTTTCAGGATGCTGTTACCAGGTACCATATCCCGGAGAATAAATTCATTATTGGCGGGTTCTCCATGGGAGGATTGTTTGCCCTGCGCTATGGCGAACTATCTGTATCGGATAGTACAAAAACAGCGGTACATCCTGCCGGTGTATATAGCGTGGATGGCCCGACAGATCTGGAAACCATGTATCATAACTTTGAAGTAGCGTTGGAAAGAAGCCCTAATAAAGCAGAACCTGCATATGGTTTGAATGAATTCAGGAAATACTTTGGCGGGTCGCCGGCAGAAAAGCCTGCAGCTTATTTATATTTTTCTACTTATTCTTATAGAGAAAAAGATGGTGGCAATGCGAAATACCTGGCGAAGATGCCTGTAAGGATTTATAACGATGTAGATGTAAACTGGTGGCTGGCAAACAGGAACTGCGATCTTTATGGAATGAACGCATTACCGCAATCGGCCATGATCAACTATCTGCATAGTATAGGTAATAAGAAAGCTGTCTTTATTAATGCTTATCAGAAAGGATATCGCCTGGATGGTACACGGCATCCACATTCATGGAGCATTGCGCCTGCAGAGGATGTAATGCCCTGGGTGCTGGAGATAATCCAGTAGGCGTTTGCGTTAGAATGCGCTGCCGGCCGTTTCTATCTCCCAGCTGCCTTCGTTGATTTCTTCTTCGAGTTCCTTATCATCCCAGCCACAGTAGCCGATAAAGATTTTAATATCCTTTTCGGTGAGTTCCCTGGAATTGATATGCTGAATCGCGGATTTGAAGTCGCCACCGAGGTAGACGTTATCCCTGATTGGATCGCCGCCACTGATAAGGTCAGGCCGCTGATGAATAAAATAGATGTGCTCCTGGTCTACAGGGCCACCAATGTATAAAGGAAAAGGAATACTATGGCTGAATTCTTTCAGTTCATTGATTTTTCGTGGAAAGGGTTGGTTGACAACAAACCCCATGGCTCCTTTTTCATTGTGCTCAGTGATGTAAATCACTGTGTTCTCAAAAAAGGTGTCATCCAGCAAACTTGTGCTATGTAAAAAGATGCCCTCATTCATAGTGGGAAAGTAGTACTTAAAAGGCTGCCATTCAAAATTATTTTACAAAATAATTTGTCTGGCGATAGCCCCCGCGCGCAGCGCGGAATCAAGCCAACCGGAACCGAAGGTCCCGGTTGAAAAATCTAACATAGTGCTTGTGGAAGTAATATGTTATCTAATAGATGAATTTAAGTTACATTTTATTGTATCGCACTAACGGATATTTTCCGCGCTGCGCCTTATCACTCATGGCTATAATTAATATACCTGTACGCGGCTGCTACCTTGTGGTACGGACAATTCCGGCTTGTTACGCAGGGATTTGGTCAGCTCCAGTATATATTGCAGCAGTTCGTGTGCCGCATTGATCTCTTCTTTTTTGTTAGAGATGCTTTCGATATTGAATCCTACAGGAATATTTTTCGCATGTGCATAGTTCAGTATCTCTGCGGCTATATTGGTAGCGGTTTGTACAGAGGTAGTGAGAATGTCGCGGGAATTTTTGAGGTCGTTGTACAGCCATTTCGGTACTTCAATGCCGAGCCATTCCATGAACTGTAAAGTTTTCAGAGAACCGCAAGGCGCCAGTGTAAAGATGAGCGGTGCCATCTCCATACCGTTTTCAGTGGCATTGTAATAGTAGTCGGATAACAGGTTTTTCGTGTCGTTCAGGTTGTACACACATTGTGATACGAAAAAGCCGCAGCCATTATTGATTTTATGCTGTATACGAAGGTGTTCATCGCCTTTCTTGCTATGACGCTCCGGTATGGTAATCCCGCCTAATAAAATGTTGGAGGAAGTGGCCTTGTGCAGTTCATAGGCATCGGTCAGACTGAACTTCGTGGCTGCTATCTGTTGATGGGAAGAGGCGCCTACAAATACTGCCAGGTCGAGGTGATTGTTATTTTGCAGCCAGTTACCAAAGGTTTCCCTGGTCTGGTTGGCAATGCTTTTATAAATGATCTTAGGTACCTGGAGATCCGCCAGGAAGTTATAGCCGTAATTTTCCGGTGCTATGGTAGGGATAAAGGAAAATGTTCTTTCCTTCTCCGTACGGGTAGCTTCGTCCTGGATATCATACAGGATCAGACCATCAATGTCCAGTCGCTTCAGGTTTTCCATCTGATTATGTGCGATCGACAATACCCTTTCCTCTGCAGTGGTGATCTTTGGAGGAGTCAGGCTGTAAAGTACTAGGCCAGTGTTTCTTTCTGATATTTTACGTCTAAGATCAGATTTCATGCTGATTTGGATCTAAATGGTGGTCTTTTGTTCTTTTATCCCGTCAAAATTATAGAAAACGAATCTATAATACAAATATCTTTAAGATATAATTTCTGATAAACGGCATTTTTTAGGTGTTTTTTCTACCCATCCGTCCGATTGTACTCATTTTTAAAGATGAAATTTTCCTTATGTGACAAATGTAACCGAGCACGCAGCGCAAAGCAGGGACCTTTGCAGAAACGAAGGAATACATGGAAATTATAGGATATGTGGCGGCGACATTAATTGGGCTTTCCCTTGGGTTGATAGGAGGGGGAGGGTCTATTCTGACGGTGCCGGTACTGGTATATTTATTTGGACTGGATGCAGCGGAAGCCACGCTTTATAGCCTGATGGTGGTTGGTACTACCAGTCTGACAGGTGTTTTTGGCGCCTATAAGCGCGGACAGCTGGATGTTAGGATGTCGCTGATGTATGCTGCGGTATCGGTACTGGTAGTGGTAATAACGAGGCGGTTGCTGTTGCCGTTGGTGCCGGACGAATTATTTACCATTGGGAGCTTTGCCGTAACCAAAGGCTTTGCTACGATGATGTTGCTGGCAGTGCTGATGTTATTGTCTGCCGTATCGATGATCAGAAAGAAACAAACGGATGCTACACTGGCATCTGCCCCAATAACTACCCGTATCAACAGGCAGCTGGTAGGAAATGCCGCCCTGATAGGATTAATAACGGGATTATTGGGTGCTGGTGGCGGTTTTCTGCTAATACCGGCCCTGGTATTCGTACAGCAGCTGCCTATGAAGAAAGCCGTGGGCACGTCCCTGCTGATCATCACCTTAAACTCACTTATAGGATTTGCGGCAGATGCTGCCGGCCATACCCTCAACTGGAGCTTACTACTGGGCATCACTGCCATGGCCATACTCGGGATCATTGCCGGCGGCCGCTTAGGCCGTAAGATCAGCAGCGCCCCGTTACAAAAGGCATTTGGTTGGTTCGTGCTGGTGATGGGCTGCTATATCATCTTCCTGGAAGTCGCAAAGTGAGCATGGTCATGAAACATACAGCACTCACAGCGTTGCTGCTGCTACTGTTTATTACAGCGATGGGACAGTCGCAAAGCAACAGCTGGCTGCGGTTGTCGGTGGAAATGCCGCTGGCACCAAAGCTCAACAGCGTAATAGAATGGCAATCCAGGGCACAGGGATTTGAGAATGGCGGCCTTATTACCAGTCCGCTGTTGCATTCGGTGCGGCCCTGGCTAAATTATAAAATACAGGAAAATACTACGTTGTCGTTAAGTCCGATCGCTTATTACTACCTGTATCCGGTTACCATATCCCCAAAAGATCAATCGAAACCGGCACAGCAGGAGTGGAGAACGACGGTGGCAGTAGAACAAAGATGGCCGCTGACACAAAGGTTCTCGCTGCAATCCAGGACAGGACTGGAATTCAGGAACTTCAGCCGGCAGCAGGATGTGATCAGGGTAAGACAGAAATTTGGAATGGATTATTGCTTATCGCCGCAGGTACATGTACTGGCATACGATGAAGTAATGGCGAACCTGTATGCCGGCAGCTTTTTTGAGCAGAATCGTTTAGGCGCCGGCGTTAGCTTTCAACTGAATAAGGCGTTGGGTGTGGAAACTGGTTATCTGTACATCAACAGGGCTTTGCCCTTTTATCAGGGGCTGCTGAACCAACATGTTCTTTATATAAATATCAGACTTCGATTTTTCCGGCGTTTCTCCGCCGCCACAGGCGGCGGAGAAACGCTCCGATAGCGATGCCGAAGGCGTCGCCCTGAATTAAAAAACAGCTTATAGAAGAGCTTCAAATCCATATTTCGCCATACTCCAAAACTCATCCAGTGCCATCATCCGTGGCTTAAAGAATGAAATAATAGCTGGCCAGTCGGCCTCGTTCATCACGGAAACGCCTGCAATCCGTTTGCTGATGGTACTAATGGTTTTGCCATAGTCGTCGGTAGTTTCTGATTGCCAGCTCCAGTCATCTTCCCCCAGTATTTCCTCTAAAACGCTTCGTTGCACTGTCAGCTGTTCATAGAGTCGCCGATGCAGGTCCATATCTGCCTGTGTAATGGCAATCGCTACAGATGCGGTTTTATTATCTGCATCTATTCTAAAAAACATACCGGGTATGCCTGTTTTGTAGTTAGACCAGCTGATGATATTGCCATCTGCTGATAAAACCGGTTTCATATATTTACCGAAGGCTGTCCAGAATGCCTGTTTTTGTTTAGATACTTCCTCTTTGGTGTACATCGTTGTTCCGCTATTACGGCCACAAAAGTACGGTACTCGCGAAGGGCATCAAAATTTAAACAGCTGATAATCATCTGCCTGACAAATAAATTACGCTTCGGGTAATCTGTACAAACAATATCCTGTTAGTACCAGTAGCCCGATATTCACGCTGGTGGCTGCCTGATAGGCAGAGATATAACCGGTATGCTGTATGATATAGAAAAATATTCCGCCGGAGATGCAGACGCCCAGTGCGATGGCTGTTTGCTGCAAGGTGGTGAATACCCCCGATGCCGTGCCGGCAAAGGCTGTCGGGATACTTTTTAACGCCATGGTTAGTAAAGACGGCAGTACGGAGCCGCAGCCGGTGCCATAAGCAAACAGGATAATGGTTAATCCCGCCATTGAATTTATTTGCAGTGAGAAAAACAGGATATGTGCGAACAGGCTGAAGATCATAATGCCGATACCGGTTTGCAATACACGTTTCCCGTAAACGGGTACCAGTCGTATCGATAACACGGAAGCCACCACATAGCCTATTCCCTGGAAGGTAAATAATACGCCTGCTGTCGAAGAACTGTATCCAAGGCCTGTTTGCAGTAGTACGGCGTTGATGAGGAAATAGGAATCCTGTACCATGAAGTAGAACAAAACGGCCATCAGGCCTATATTGAAATCTTTGAAACGAAAGAGGCGCATGTCTACCAATGCTGCTGTAGATTTTTTCTGCTGCTGTAAGATAAACCCGAAAAGCAGTACTATACTGGAAATGAGCAGTAGTATCGTCCAGGTGGGCCATCCCAGTTCGCGCCCGTATACCAGCGGGAATATCAGGAAACATAACATGGTGGTGAGCAGCAGGACGCCTGTCCAGTCGAATTTTTTATTTTGTCCGGTGCTGGTTTCGGGCAGCATTTTCCAGGCCGCAATGATGGCGATGGTACCAATGGGCAGGTTGATGAGGAAGATCAGCCGCCATCCTTCCACGATGCTATGTACATCCGGGAGTATGCCTCCCAGCAACTGCCCGATAACAGAAGCGGTGCCGGCGATACTGCCATAAATACCCAGCGCTTTGATACGTTGTTGTGGATCAGGAAACAACAGCTGGATATAGGTGATGCTTTGTGGTAACATCAGTGCAGCGCCGGTTCCCTGCAAAAAGCGGGAGATGTTCATTTGTAGCGGTGTTGCCGCAAAGCCACAACAGCAGGACGTTATAACGAATGTCGCCATGCCTAGCATGAACATACGTTTCCGGCCATAGAAGTCGCCGAGCCGGCCGGCGGTAATTAAAAATATCGCGTGGCCTAACAAGTATAATGCGATAATTAACTGCAGGTCGGCATCGGTGCCATGTAATCCTGTTTTGATGGAAGGCAGTGCCACATTGACGATGAAGATATCTATCACCGATAAGAATACGGCGGTGGAAACGATGATCAGTGAGAGCCAGGCTGAATTTCTTTGTGTCATATACGATGGTTTCAACATTTCTGTACCTTTATAGCACGCAAAGTTGGCGTGGCGATATTGCTTTATCAAGTAGTTCAAGGAAAGATACCTGGTATGAAAAAAGATACTATTATTGATTTACAGAGAGTTGAAAATGAAGCATTTGAAGGAAATAACTGTCCGATGACAAATGCATTGAAAATAATAGGTGGTAAATGGAAGCTGCAGTTGCTGAACAGCATCCGTAAGGAATGTCCGTTGCGTTTTGGTGAGTTGAAGAAGAAGATGCAGGACATAACGCAGGCCACACTTACCTTACAGCTTCGTGAGCTGGAGCGCGATGGTATTATAGAAAGAAAGATATATGCAGAAACCCCGCCCAGAGTAGAGTATAAGCTCACCGAGCTTGGAAAGAAGCTGGTGCCGGCAATCGAAGCGTTATGTGCCTTTGGTGATGCCTATTGTGCTGAAAGGCCAGCGGGGAAGGTCTTGAATTCGTAAGATTATTCCCTGTTTTGTAACCACTTTATCTGTGCTGAAGTATCAGGTACTTCCAGGCCCCTTACCTGTGTAATGTGTTGTAAGATGTCTGTGGCATTTGATTTTGTTATTTTCATTAAAACAGCGCCTGCAATAATTGCTGAACGGCCAATACCCATCCTGCAATGAATTAAAACAGACTTTCCATGCTGAAGCAGTTGTATGGCTGCATTAATTAGTTTATTGACTGCCGGATTATCTGTTGGAACACTTCTGTCCGGAATTGGAAAATTCGTATATACTATGCCGTTATCCACACAATGCTTTTCCTGTTGGCGGAGAGATAGTGCCGTTATTTCTTCTTTTTCCAGCAGAACAATGACCATTCCTATATTACTGCGTTTGTAATGAATAATTTCCCCTTGCAGCCATTCGCCACCACGTGG
This window of the Chitinophaga sp. Cy-1792 genome carries:
- a CDS encoding DUF2490 domain-containing protein, with translation MKHTALTALLLLLFITAMGQSQSNSWLRLSVEMPLAPKLNSVIEWQSRAQGFENGGLITSPLLHSVRPWLNYKIQENTTLSLSPIAYYYLYPVTISPKDQSKPAQQEWRTTVAVEQRWPLTQRFSLQSRTGLEFRNFSRQQDVIRVRQKFGMDYCLSPQVHVLAYDEVMANLYAGSFFEQNRLGAGVSFQLNKALGVETGYLYINRALPFYQGLLNQHVLYINIRLRFFRRFSAATGGGETLR
- a CDS encoding MFS transporter, translating into MTQRNSAWLSLIIVSTAVFLSVIDIFIVNVALPSIKTGLHGTDADLQLIIALYLLGHAIFLITAGRLGDFYGRKRMFMLGMATFVITSCCCGFAATPLQMNISRFLQGTGAALMLPQSITYIQLLFPDPQQRIKALGIYGSIAGTASVIGQLLGGILPDVHSIVEGWRLIFLINLPIGTIAIIAAWKMLPETSTGQNKKFDWTGVLLLTTMLCFLIFPLVYGRELGWPTWTILLLISSIVLLFGFILQQQKKSTAALVDMRLFRFKDFNIGLMAVLFYFMVQDSYFLINAVLLQTGLGYSSSTAGVLFTFQGIGYVVASVLSIRLVPVYGKRVLQTGIGIMIFSLFAHILFFSLQINSMAGLTIILFAYGTGCGSVLPSLLTMALKSIPTAFAGTASGVFTTLQQTAIALGVCISGGIFFYIIQHTGYISAYQAATSVNIGLLVLTGYCLYRLPEA
- a CDS encoding DUF4268 domain-containing protein, whose translation is MYTKEEVSKQKQAFWTAFGKYMKPVLSADGNIISWSNYKTGIPGMFFRIDADNKTASVAIAITQADMDLHRRLYEQLTVQRSVLEEILGEDDWSWQSETTDDYGKTISTISKRIAGVSVMNEADWPAIISFFKPRMMALDEFWSMAKYGFEALL
- a CDS encoding helix-turn-helix domain-containing protein, with the protein product MKKDTIIDLQRVENEAFEGNNCPMTNALKIIGGKWKLQLLNSIRKECPLRFGELKKKMQDITQATLTLQLRELERDGIIERKIYAETPPRVEYKLTELGKKLVPAIEALCAFGDAYCAERPAGKVLNS
- a CDS encoding dual specificity protein phosphatase family protein — its product is MYTKIYWLHQLENNAQLGISARPRGGEWLQGEIIHYKRSNIGMVIVLLEKEEITALSLRQQEKHCVDNGIVYTNFPIPDRSVPTDNPAVNKLINAAIQLLQHGKSVLIHCRMGIGRSAIIAGAVLMKITKSNATDILQHITQVRGLEVPDTSAQIKWLQNRE